One Pontibacillus yanchengensis DNA window includes the following coding sequences:
- a CDS encoding 3-keto-5-aminohexanoate cleavage protein, with protein MKNKVLVTAAVTGAGDTTEKNPNVPVTPKEIADSAIASAKAGATIAHVHARDPKTGGISHNIEHYREIVDRIRESETDVIINITSGGGGDFIPSLDKPAAGGDGTDIQTPDERHEPVGQLLPEMCTLDCGSTNFGNMIYMSPTDWLRKQAKLIQESGVKPELECFDTGHIRFAKQLIQEGLIDGDSMFQFCLGIPWGAEADAETMMYMKNRLPENAHWSAFGIGRMQMPVAAQSALLGGNVRVGLEDNMYLSKGVLASNEQLVDKAVTMLAGHGIEPMTPQEARDYLHLRNPHGGK; from the coding sequence ATGAAAAATAAAGTGTTAGTAACAGCTGCGGTAACAGGTGCTGGGGATACTACGGAAAAGAATCCAAATGTACCTGTAACACCGAAGGAAATTGCAGATTCAGCTATAGCTTCCGCTAAGGCGGGGGCTACAATCGCTCACGTCCACGCCCGTGACCCAAAAACAGGAGGTATTAGCCACAATATTGAGCATTACCGTGAAATTGTAGATCGTATTCGTGAATCTGAAACAGACGTTATTATTAATATCACCTCTGGTGGAGGCGGTGACTTTATCCCTAGTCTAGATAAGCCTGCTGCTGGTGGTGATGGTACAGACATTCAAACTCCTGATGAGCGTCACGAGCCTGTTGGACAATTATTGCCTGAAATGTGCACGCTGGATTGTGGAAGTACAAACTTTGGTAACATGATCTATATGAGCCCAACCGATTGGCTTCGCAAGCAGGCAAAGCTTATCCAGGAGAGCGGTGTTAAACCAGAATTGGAATGCTTTGATACAGGGCATATTCGGTTTGCAAAACAACTCATTCAAGAAGGACTTATCGATGGAGATTCAATGTTTCAATTTTGCTTAGGTATCCCTTGGGGAGCTGAAGCGGATGCAGAAACGATGATGTATATGAAGAATCGTCTTCCTGAAAATGCTCATTGGTCTGCATTTGGTATTGGACGCATGCAGATGCCAGTTGCTGCACAGTCAGCACTACTTGGAGGAAATGTTCGTGTCGGCCTTGAAGATAACATGTACCTTTCTAAAGGAGTTCTAGCCAGTAACGAACAGTTAGTCGATAAAGCTGTTACCATGCTTGCAGGCCATGGAATAGAGCCAATGACACCACAAGAAGCAAGAGACTATTTACATTTGCGTAATCCACATGGAGGGAAGTAA
- a CDS encoding DMT family transporter, with protein sequence MSNTSKGIILLLLSAFGFAMMSAFVKLSGELPTTQKTMFRNLVTAVIALGFVLKNKVRVFGERKNQKYLLLRSGLGTLGMVLYFYAIDNLVLSDADMLNKLSPFLLIIFSAIFLKEKAKNFQLVAVLIAFIGTLFVIKPAFSLEIIPYGAGVLSAIFAAGAYTVLRFLGDKEKFYTIVFYFSFFSTVTLLPFVIAFYEPMTFQQVMYLLLAGSFATLGQFGITIAYKFAPAKEISIFFYSTIVYTSILSMVIFGQFPDLYSIIGYFIIFSASFYMYSKNKQLDKAYG encoded by the coding sequence ATGAGCAATACAAGCAAAGGTATTATTCTATTATTATTATCTGCATTTGGTTTTGCAATGATGTCTGCATTCGTTAAGTTATCAGGTGAATTGCCTACCACACAGAAAACTATGTTTCGTAACTTAGTAACGGCTGTAATCGCTCTAGGTTTTGTTTTAAAAAACAAAGTTCGAGTTTTCGGAGAAAGAAAAAATCAGAAGTATCTGCTTCTTCGGTCTGGATTAGGTACGCTCGGTATGGTGTTGTATTTTTATGCCATAGACAACCTAGTACTATCTGATGCTGATATGCTAAATAAACTAAGTCCTTTTCTACTAATCATTTTTTCGGCTATTTTCTTAAAGGAAAAGGCAAAAAATTTCCAGTTAGTAGCCGTATTGATTGCATTTATTGGAACTTTATTCGTTATAAAACCCGCTTTCTCACTTGAAATCATTCCATATGGCGCGGGGGTTCTATCGGCTATATTCGCTGCGGGTGCATACACAGTGCTTCGCTTCCTTGGAGATAAGGAAAAGTTTTATACTATTGTTTTTTACTTCTCCTTTTTCTCAACAGTGACCTTATTACCATTTGTCATTGCATTTTATGAACCTATGACGTTTCAGCAAGTCATGTATCTACTATTAGCTGGCTCTTTCGCAACACTTGGTCAATTCGGCATCACAATCGCTTATAAATTTGCACCAGCAAAAGAAATATCCATCTTCTTCTACTCAACCATTGTATACACTTCTATTTTAAGTATGGTTATCTTTGGTCAGTTCCCTGATTTATACAGTATTATTGGTTATTTTATTATTTTTAGCGCTTCTTTTTACATGTACTCGAAGAACAAACAACTTGATAAAGCCTATGGTTAA
- a CDS encoding C39 family peptidase: MRVFINLCFVIILLSACGINEDSSKEKPVEFNKITSNLTDEEYKPSEEEKKQSGDHTATKLKNKAMLEVPLIKQNPELKYGCEVTSLTMVLHHAGVDVDKMELAKKMPKDDDQVKKTKQGDILEWGDPNEGFVGDVTGEKPGYAMFDEPMVKLMKEYLPNKTINLTGSDFDQVLKQVSNGKPVIVWTTGDYKLPDRWESWRHHGEKITTPLDLHAVVLVGYDQESVYINDPLSGKKAAKVDKGIFLESWKALKRRAVSYE, from the coding sequence ATGCGAGTCTTTATAAACCTTTGTTTTGTGATAATCCTGTTATCAGCTTGTGGCATTAATGAAGATAGCTCTAAAGAAAAGCCTGTTGAATTTAATAAGATTACTTCTAATTTAACAGATGAAGAATACAAACCATCTGAAGAAGAGAAAAAACAGAGTGGAGATCATACAGCTACAAAACTAAAGAATAAAGCAATGCTTGAAGTTCCTTTGATTAAGCAAAATCCTGAATTGAAATATGGATGTGAAGTTACGAGTTTAACCATGGTTTTACATCATGCAGGCGTAGATGTGGATAAGATGGAATTAGCCAAAAAAATGCCTAAGGATGATGATCAAGTAAAAAAAACAAAGCAGGGAGATATCCTTGAATGGGGAGATCCTAATGAAGGATTTGTAGGAGATGTTACTGGTGAAAAGCCAGGCTATGCAATGTTTGATGAACCTATGGTGAAGCTAATGAAAGAATACTTACCAAACAAAACGATAAATCTAACCGGTAGCGATTTTGATCAGGTTTTAAAACAAGTAAGTAATGGGAAGCCTGTCATTGTGTGGACAACTGGGGATTATAAGCTTCCGGATCGTTGGGAGTCGTGGAGGCATCATGGTGAAAAAATCACTACGCCACTGGATTTACATGCTGTGGTGTTAGTGGGTTATGATCAAGAGAGCGTCTATATCAATGACCCGTTGTCTGGTAAGAAAGCTGCTAAAGTTGATAAAGGGATATTTTTGGAATCATGGAAAGCTTTAAAGAGGAGAGCTGTTTCCTATGAGTGA
- a CDS encoding thioesterase family protein, translating into MNPLFSTKQHVSPEWVDYNGHMNDAEYARAFSLAAEDFINFIGLDEMGRIEHSYTIFTLETHICYLKEAHEGEELTIKSHLLDTDAKRIHQFLLMENQEGELIATMEQMIMGMDQKEGKPAPFPEVVAKKIEEIYKEDAKREQPKQAGRRIGIRRK; encoded by the coding sequence GTGAATCCACTATTTTCTACGAAGCAGCATGTGAGTCCAGAATGGGTAGACTACAATGGTCATATGAACGATGCGGAGTATGCTAGAGCATTTAGTCTGGCTGCTGAAGACTTTATCAATTTTATTGGTTTAGATGAAATGGGTCGAATTGAGCACTCTTACACGATTTTTACGCTTGAAACTCACATCTGTTATTTGAAAGAAGCCCATGAGGGGGAAGAGCTTACGATAAAAAGCCATCTCCTTGATACCGATGCTAAACGAATTCATCAATTTTTACTGATGGAGAATCAAGAAGGTGAACTTATTGCTACAATGGAGCAGATGATTATGGGCATGGACCAGAAGGAAGGCAAGCCAGCGCCTTTCCCAGAAGTGGTGGCGAAGAAAATCGAGGAAATTTATAAAGAAGATGCGAAACGAGAACAACCTAAACAAGCAGGTCGAAGGATTGGTATTCGACGAAAATAA
- a CDS encoding YihY/virulence factor BrkB family protein: MIKVIQFNRQLIKRLNQDDVVGLSAQLSYFFLLSLFPFLFFLVTLIGYVNISEQKVMGIVQSYAPEGAYEIIHSNLQELMNNQNGGLLSFGVIATLWAASNGINALIKALDRAYQVQEKRHFIIQRMLSVWLMFAMIFIILLSLLLPVFGTLIGDFLFSTFGFSETFLSLWHLLRWAISSILFFVTLLFLYTLVPNRPIRFKEAWIGACFATVGWQIVSLLFSMYVNRWGGFSATYGSLGGVIVIMIWFYITGIILITGGEINALLRERIVTERKLGEYIRG, translated from the coding sequence ATGATAAAGGTAATACAATTTAATAGGCAGCTTATAAAACGGCTAAATCAAGATGATGTAGTAGGCTTATCTGCACAGTTGTCTTATTTCTTTTTGCTATCTTTGTTTCCATTTTTATTTTTTCTTGTAACATTAATTGGTTATGTAAACATATCCGAGCAAAAGGTTATGGGGATTGTCCAGTCTTATGCTCCTGAAGGGGCTTATGAGATTATACATTCTAACCTCCAGGAATTAATGAATAACCAAAACGGTGGGCTTCTCTCATTCGGAGTAATAGCTACGTTGTGGGCTGCTTCCAATGGAATAAATGCATTGATAAAAGCACTTGATCGTGCCTATCAGGTGCAGGAGAAACGTCATTTTATTATACAAAGGATGTTATCTGTCTGGTTAATGTTTGCGATGATTTTTATTATCTTACTTTCCCTTTTGTTACCTGTATTTGGTACACTAATAGGAGACTTTCTTTTCTCTACATTCGGTTTTTCAGAGACATTTTTATCCTTATGGCATCTTCTTCGATGGGCCATTTCGTCTATATTGTTTTTTGTAACCCTATTATTTCTGTACACGTTAGTCCCAAATCGTCCAATTCGATTTAAAGAAGCGTGGATTGGGGCTTGTTTTGCTACAGTGGGATGGCAGATTGTTTCCCTTTTATTTTCCATGTATGTGAACCGATGGGGGGGTTTTTCGGCTACGTATGGTAGTCTTGGAGGAGTTATTGTCATCATGATTTGGTTTTATATTACAGGGATTATATTAATTACTGGTGGAGAAATCAATGCACTCTTACGGGAACGCATTGTAACGGAGAGAAAATTGGGGGAATACATTCGTGGTTAA
- a CDS encoding GNAT family N-acetyltransferase translates to MSSRIVKYIEGNNVYLKIPAVEDAELLYEGLNQESESTRLRGRQTPVSFSSVEHALQQPSRQDTYAFFICLQETDEMIGEVSLLGMESAMNRCAEFQISIHKSQYFSGGFGTEASELAIEFAFGKLNLNRIQLEVFSTNTRAIAVYEKLGFVKEGLKRQAYYLDFEYKDLVMMSLLREDYLKKHNMANT, encoded by the coding sequence ATGAGTTCACGTATAGTTAAATATATCGAAGGAAATAACGTTTATTTAAAAATTCCTGCGGTAGAGGATGCCGAACTATTGTATGAAGGATTAAATCAAGAATCGGAATCAACACGACTTCGAGGTCGTCAAACTCCCGTATCTTTTTCTTCTGTTGAACATGCGCTACAACAACCAAGTCGTCAGGATACATACGCATTCTTTATATGTCTCCAAGAAACGGATGAAATGATCGGAGAAGTATCGTTATTGGGAATGGAAAGTGCAATGAACCGTTGTGCTGAATTCCAAATTTCAATACATAAGAGTCAATACTTTAGCGGAGGCTTTGGCACAGAAGCCAGCGAGCTTGCCATTGAATTTGCTTTTGGAAAGCTGAACCTAAACCGAATCCAGCTAGAGGTATTCTCTACTAATACAAGAGCTATTGCAGTATATGAAAAACTCGGTTTCGTAAAGGAAGGACTGAAGCGACAGGCGTATTACTTGGATTTTGAATACAAGGATCTAGTCATGATGAGCTTGTTAAGAGAGGATTATCTCAAAAAGCACAATATGGCAAACACCTAA
- a CDS encoding TetR/AcrR family transcriptional regulator: protein MPRESKRHKILEAAALIVHNQGTDALTLDAVAKQAEVSKGGLLYHFSSKESLVKGLVEHMDTIYRGNVEGYADSDQEETGKWTRALVNTMYKAGIENKEISAGMLAAQGINPELLKPLQDTYANWQQQIQQEDGLDEVQATILRLAVDGLWLSEIFGLGTLDEDLRQKVLERLLQHTHK, encoded by the coding sequence ATGCCTAGAGAATCGAAGCGGCATAAAATTTTGGAAGCAGCAGCGTTGATTGTTCATAATCAAGGAACAGATGCATTGACACTCGATGCTGTGGCAAAACAAGCAGAAGTAAGCAAAGGTGGTTTGCTGTACCATTTTTCTAGCAAGGAATCCTTAGTAAAAGGACTTGTTGAACACATGGATACGATTTATCGTGGAAACGTGGAAGGATATGCAGACTCAGACCAAGAAGAAACAGGAAAATGGACGCGCGCTTTAGTTAATACCATGTACAAAGCTGGAATAGAAAACAAAGAAATTAGTGCAGGGATGCTTGCAGCTCAGGGTATTAATCCGGAACTATTAAAGCCTCTCCAAGATACATACGCTAACTGGCAGCAACAAATCCAGCAAGAGGATGGCCTAGATGAGGTACAAGCTACCATATTACGCCTTGCTGTAGATGGATTATGGTTATCTGAAATCTTCGGTCTAGGTACGTTGGACGAGGACTTGCGACAAAAAGTACTGGAGAGATTACTGCAACATACCCACAAATAA
- a CDS encoding HTH-type transcriptional regulator Hpr, producing the protein MHNHSLKEAILFSHRMTQLSKALWKSIEKDWRAWVKPHGLNINEHHILWILYEKDGTTISDLSNQGAMHVSTAFNFSRKLEERELLVFSKNDEDKRNTYITLTESGKNLLMKTISSFNPDNHTILAGVQPFKETFGKLPDFKEISAIIQHLYDTDYEETDSLDEELLKHLGTDMESDKLPKE; encoded by the coding sequence ATGCATAATCATTCATTAAAAGAAGCCATCCTGTTTAGTCATAGGATGACCCAGCTTAGTAAAGCATTATGGAAATCAATCGAAAAGGACTGGAGAGCATGGGTAAAGCCTCATGGTCTTAACATCAATGAACACCACATTCTTTGGATTCTGTATGAAAAAGATGGCACAACCATTTCAGACTTATCCAACCAAGGAGCTATGCACGTATCAACAGCATTTAACTTCTCAAGGAAGCTTGAAGAACGTGAATTGCTTGTCTTCTCTAAAAATGATGAAGACAAACGAAATACGTACATTACGCTTACCGAATCCGGTAAAAATTTATTAATGAAGACAATTTCATCTTTTAATCCAGACAACCATACCATTCTAGCGGGTGTACAACCGTTCAAAGAAACATTCGGAAAACTACCTGATTTCAAAGAAATTTCTGCTATTATCCAGCATTTATATGATACTGATTATGAGGAAACAGATTCTCTTGATGAAGAACTGCTTAAACATCTTGGAACAGACATGGAATCAGATAAGCTCCCAAAAGAATAA
- a CDS encoding flavin reductase family protein translates to MPNEKAIRFEASQLEKKEMYKLMSGSVVPRPIAWVSSKSREGILNIAPFSFFTVASPEPPILAISIGQGAYQESRDTKTKDTLTNILDLEEFVINVVPESLANAMHESSKPYHEQDDEFKKAGLTPQGSTTIEVPSVLESPIAFECKLEQTIQFGDNHMVFGRVKQVHVHEDIYLEGYKTDINQWKPLARLAGDYASLSNPFTLPKE, encoded by the coding sequence ATGCCAAATGAAAAAGCTATACGTTTTGAAGCGAGTCAACTAGAGAAGAAGGAAATGTATAAATTGATGTCTGGCTCTGTTGTTCCGCGCCCAATCGCGTGGGTATCTTCGAAAAGTAGAGAGGGAATATTGAATATAGCACCATTTAGTTTCTTTACAGTTGCTTCACCCGAGCCACCTATACTTGCCATATCTATTGGACAAGGGGCTTATCAAGAAAGTCGTGATACAAAGACAAAAGATACCTTGACGAATATTTTAGATTTAGAAGAATTTGTAATCAATGTTGTACCTGAATCCTTGGCCAATGCTATGCATGAATCATCAAAGCCTTATCACGAACAGGATGATGAATTTAAAAAAGCAGGCCTTACTCCTCAAGGATCAACTACAATTGAGGTTCCTTCTGTTCTAGAGTCTCCCATAGCCTTCGAGTGTAAGTTAGAACAAACCATACAATTTGGTGACAATCATATGGTTTTTGGTAGGGTGAAACAGGTACATGTTCATGAGGATATCTATCTGGAAGGTTATAAGACTGATATCAATCAATGGAAACCGCTAGCACGGTTAGCTGGAGACTATGCATCTTTATCAAATCCATTTACATTACCGAAAGAATAA
- a CDS encoding mechanosensitive ion channel family protein, which translates to MVNPDLIRLLLIDGIPFIIGLVLILFIRWSIFWIDRSIRKKRQGIATINPILKSLVNWITFYAVVFFLLFYFKTSEWMFQTLFSIGDQQISVFLVVLVILILSLSQRISKLMTSYIFPTVYKRYDLDRGVQFTFDKIFHYTIMVLAAVISLSTIGIELSALTVFAGIVGVGIGFGLQNVASNFISGIIILFERPIKVGDRVLVDDIIGDVEKINMRATIIRTLDNERIIVPNSYFLEEKVINRSYGDRVMRLVLPVGVAYGSDVNQVREVLLQVAEQERLVSPTVLSKPEPFVNFVGFGDSSLDFELFVWISEPDKVIVMKSNLNFRIYNMLAEHNIEIPFPQRDLHVKSVDPEVYNHYAE; encoded by the coding sequence GTGGTTAATCCTGACCTGATTAGACTTCTATTGATTGATGGGATTCCATTTATCATAGGCCTAGTACTAATTTTATTCATACGCTGGTCGATATTTTGGATCGATCGTTCCATACGCAAAAAACGCCAGGGAATCGCTACTATTAATCCTATTTTGAAAAGTCTGGTTAACTGGATTACGTTTTATGCTGTGGTGTTCTTTTTATTATTCTATTTCAAAACATCGGAATGGATGTTTCAAACGCTATTCTCTATCGGGGATCAGCAAATATCAGTTTTTCTTGTTGTACTGGTCATTCTTATCCTTTCTTTGTCTCAGAGGATTTCCAAGCTGATGACCTCTTATATATTTCCAACAGTGTACAAAAGATATGACTTAGATCGAGGCGTGCAATTCACATTCGATAAAATCTTTCACTATACGATTATGGTGCTTGCTGCAGTCATTAGTTTATCAACAATTGGAATTGAATTGAGTGCTTTAACTGTTTTCGCAGGTATAGTGGGAGTTGGTATTGGGTTTGGTCTACAGAACGTTGCCAGTAACTTTATATCTGGAATCATCATCCTCTTTGAACGACCAATTAAGGTAGGGGATCGCGTGTTGGTGGATGATATTATTGGTGATGTTGAAAAAATAAACATGCGTGCAACGATTATTCGAACATTGGATAATGAACGAATCATTGTTCCAAACTCTTATTTCTTAGAGGAGAAAGTGATTAATCGTTCTTATGGTGATCGGGTCATGCGATTAGTACTACCTGTTGGCGTTGCTTACGGAAGTGATGTGAATCAAGTTCGTGAGGTCTTACTTCAAGTAGCGGAGCAGGAAAGGTTAGTGTCTCCAACAGTTCTATCTAAACCGGAGCCATTTGTGAACTTTGTAGGGTTTGGAGATTCTTCTTTAGACTTCGAATTATTTGTTTGGATTTCTGAACCTGATAAAGTTATTGTGATGAAAAGTAACTTGAATTTCAGAATCTATAATATGCTCGCTGAACATAATATAGAAATACCATTTCCACAGCGTGATCTTCATGTCAAAAGTGTTGATCCAGAAGTGTACAACCACTATGCAGAATAA
- a CDS encoding 3-hydroxyacyl-CoA dehydrogenase NAD-binding domain-containing protein: MMIAQMKKVAVVGTGVIGNGWIARFLAHGYDVIATDLAEGAEERMRKAVNHAWPYVEELGLAEGASKDRLTFEKDLSKAVADADFIQENVPEVEELKQTVLQDIDKHAKADALIGSSTSGIMPSELQEHLQHPERFVVAHPFHPVYILPLVEVVAGQSTTQENVDKARMFYEGLNMKALLVRHEIEGHIADRLIEAIWRESLHIVNEGIATTEEVDQAFTYGAGLRYAQYGPFLTFHLAGGEGGMRHMLKQFGPALKKPWTKLEAPELTDELYNRVVSGCEEQAGNLSMSELDKNRNEFLVRLLDLVKDYWPESQSNAKQ; encoded by the coding sequence ATGATGATAGCACAGATGAAAAAAGTAGCAGTGGTTGGGACAGGAGTAATCGGTAATGGATGGATAGCTCGGTTTTTAGCACATGGATATGACGTCATTGCAACCGACCTTGCCGAAGGGGCAGAAGAACGTATGCGTAAAGCCGTAAATCATGCTTGGCCTTACGTGGAGGAACTAGGATTGGCAGAAGGTGCTTCCAAAGATCGATTAACATTTGAAAAAGATCTATCCAAAGCAGTAGCGGATGCTGATTTTATACAAGAGAATGTACCCGAAGTAGAAGAGTTGAAACAAACGGTTCTTCAAGACATTGATAAGCACGCCAAAGCTGATGCGTTGATTGGTTCTAGTACTTCTGGCATCATGCCTTCTGAGTTACAAGAACATCTTCAGCATCCAGAACGTTTTGTGGTCGCTCATCCGTTCCACCCAGTATATATCCTTCCACTAGTAGAAGTGGTTGCTGGACAATCGACAACGCAGGAAAATGTAGATAAAGCAAGAATGTTTTATGAGGGACTAAATATGAAAGCTTTACTAGTGCGTCATGAAATTGAGGGTCATATTGCTGATCGGTTGATTGAAGCAATTTGGCGTGAGTCTCTTCATATAGTGAACGAAGGAATTGCAACGACAGAAGAGGTAGACCAAGCCTTCACATACGGGGCAGGACTTCGCTATGCACAATATGGACCATTTCTTACCTTCCATTTAGCTGGAGGTGAAGGAGGCATGCGTCACATGTTAAAGCAATTTGGACCTGCACTAAAGAAGCCTTGGACAAAGCTAGAAGCTCCAGAATTAACAGACGAGTTATACAATCGTGTCGTGTCTGGATGTGAGGAGCAGGCAGGGAATCTTTCTATGTCAGAATTAGATAAGAATCGTAATGAATTCTTAGTTCGGTTACTCGATTTAGTAAAAGATTATTGGCCAGAGTCGCAAAGTAATGCAAAACAATAG
- a CDS encoding NAD(P)-dependent oxidoreductase codes for MAKPRIGFIGTGVMGKSMAKRLMDEGYPLHIYTRTYEKAEELIEAGAYWKEKVKDVASESDIIITMVGYPDDVEEVYYGQDGLMENAKQDTYLIDMTTSSPEVAMDIHDKATAKGLIAMDAPVSGGDIGAKNGNLSIMVGGNTEAFQQMKPVFNVLGSNVVLQGEAGAGQYTKMCNQIAIASNMMGVCEALIYAESAGLDPETVLQSISGGAAGSWSLTNLAPRMIAEDFSPGFFVKHFIKDMGIAIESTERMGLDLPGLQLAKELYDKIAEDGEGDSGTQALYKYYKLNS; via the coding sequence ATGGCAAAACCGCGTATTGGCTTTATTGGAACAGGTGTAATGGGAAAAAGCATGGCAAAACGGCTCATGGATGAAGGGTATCCACTTCATATATATACACGAACGTATGAAAAAGCAGAGGAATTAATCGAAGCAGGTGCTTATTGGAAGGAAAAAGTAAAAGACGTCGCATCAGAGTCTGACATCATTATTACGATGGTAGGCTATCCAGATGACGTAGAGGAAGTATATTATGGTCAAGACGGATTGATGGAAAATGCCAAACAAGATACGTATCTTATTGATATGACTACGTCGTCACCTGAAGTAGCAATGGACATTCATGATAAAGCAACTGCCAAGGGATTAATTGCAATGGATGCGCCAGTATCAGGAGGAGATATTGGTGCAAAGAACGGTAATCTTTCAATTATGGTAGGCGGAAATACTGAAGCGTTCCAACAAATGAAACCTGTTTTTAACGTTTTGGGGAGTAATGTTGTCCTCCAAGGAGAAGCTGGAGCTGGTCAATATACGAAAATGTGTAATCAAATAGCAATCGCTTCCAATATGATGGGAGTTTGTGAAGCATTAATCTATGCTGAATCAGCAGGTTTGGACCCTGAAACTGTTCTACAAAGCATTAGTGGAGGCGCTGCAGGAAGCTGGTCTCTAACAAACTTAGCACCACGCATGATTGCAGAGGATTTCTCCCCTGGATTTTTTGTCAAACACTTTATAAAAGACATGGGTATCGCAATCGAATCCACAGAACGTATGGGATTAGATCTCCCTGGACTACAACTTGCCAAAGAACTGTACGACAAAATTGCAGAAGACGGTGAAGGCGATAGCGGAACTCAAGCTCTTTATAAGTACTATAAATTGAATAGTTAG